In Aegilops tauschii subsp. strangulata cultivar AL8/78 chromosome 3, Aet v6.0, whole genome shotgun sequence, one genomic interval encodes:
- the LOC109757045 gene encoding uncharacterized protein, whose protein sequence is MHKATESAYDEDNSKGKDVPSMEENDPWNPSYPPCAPGPAKDLTDHIKLIKEPLNDAFVDKLPRLVAILEKDSVRLFLNLFKDDTLGLAWGFVITPQTFNQMIVQNALRCVKVALEGKAPELNGHRANPNYMNSCGYFPLHQAAKMFSADMIKLIFHYGASANLRTSGPEVIEGLLPLHVAVENACRHKFLEDNLLPDKENTDYVYMLIQLVCLPEMDGKLAETTVLLLVAQKKIRAGSSFKTTGNSKTDGFSIISNLCTKDLVAIDLEIAQNRAVKKQLLKAEKRLRRMALLLVIVISEAGEALDSYIRAHPSCPYDQQSSRLSGEELPNKYDGYATAEKGMTQKLNTW, encoded by the exons ATGCACAAGGCAACTGAATCTGCTTATGATGAAGATAATAGTAAAGGTAAGGATGTGCCAAGCATGGAAGAAAACGACCCATGGAATCCTTCGTATCCTCCTTGTGCTCCTGGTCCTGCTAAAGACTTGACTGACCATATCAAATTAATCAAGGAG CCATTGAATGATGCCTTCGTCGATAAATTACCCCGCTTGGTGGCCATCCTGGAGAAGGATAGTGTCAGGCTTTTCCTCAACTTATTCAAGGATGACACACTGGGATTGGCTTGGGGTTTCGTCATAACCCCACAGACCTTCAATCAGATGATTGTGCAAAATGCCTTGCGATGCGTGAAAGTTGCCTTGGAGGGCAAGGCTCCTGAGCTCAATGGGCACCGCGCCAATCCCAACTACATGAATTCATGTGGGTACTTTCCCCTCCACCAAGCTGCTAAAATGTTCTCTGCCGACATGATCAAATTGATCTTCCACTATGGCGCATCGGCCAATTTGCGTACGTCTGGCCCTGAAGTCATCGAGGGCCTACTCCCACTACATGTTGCAGTTGAGAACGCTTGCCGGCATAAGTTTCTTGAGGACAACCTATTACCTGACAAAGAGAATACCGACTATGTCTACATGCTCATTCAACTGGTTTGCTTACCTGAAATG GATGGAAAGCTTGCCGAAACAACAGTTTTGCTCCTGGTAGCTCAAAAGAAGATCCGCGCGGGATCTTCTTTCAAGACAACTGGCAATAGCAAGACAGATGGGTTTAGTATTATCTCAAATCTATGTACAAAGGATCTTGTTGCCATAGATTTGGAGATTGCTCAAAACAGAGCTGTGAAGAAGCAGCTACTGAAGGCGGAGAAAAGGCTTAGGCGTATGGCATTGTTGCTTGTCATTGTAATTTCCGAAGCTGGTGAAGCTCTTGATTCATACATTCGGGCGCATCCAAG CTGCCCCTATGATCAACAATCGTCCAGGTTGTCCGGTGAAGAGTTGCCCAACAAATATGATGGGTATGCTACAGCTGAGAAG GGTATGACACAAAAACTTAACACTTGGTGA